The Psychromonas sp. MME1 genome window below encodes:
- a CDS encoding alanine/glycine:cation symporter family protein translates to MELIESFFGVIGDLTWGWSLIPFLVILGLFFTLVTGFVQFTFFGRMFRVLLNKNQTANKNAISGREALLLSVGGRVGGGNIAGVAVAITLGGPGAVFWMWAVALVGMATSLVECSLAQLYKRKENGEFRGGPARTIIHGLGEDYRWLSYLYAICLIASFAIGFNAFQGNTVAGAAQDSMGIDRIWTGIVLAIITGFVVYGGIKRITKVSDVIVPIMAVGYVLIAIIVILLNITEIPAIFHSIIANAFGFEEVVGGGMGAALAQGLRRGLFSNEAGLGSAPNVAATADVTHPISQGITQSLSVFIDTILICSCTAFIILLGDVYVPGAENIDGVVLTQQSLVSHVGTWAQYYLTGAILLFSISSIIYNYYLGENALTFMSKSKKSLHALRIIVIAIVFIGAVAPGATAIFFFSDPMMGVLAIVNLLALLMLFPTLNRLLKDYKEQLKKGIEHPVFDPAKFSDLDIDHKAWKKK, encoded by the coding sequence ATGGAATTAATAGAGTCATTTTTTGGGGTCATTGGTGATCTTACTTGGGGTTGGTCACTTATCCCATTCTTAGTTATCTTAGGTTTATTCTTTACCTTAGTAACAGGGTTTGTGCAATTCACCTTCTTTGGGCGTATGTTTCGAGTCCTTTTGAATAAAAACCAAACTGCTAATAAAAATGCCATTTCTGGTAGAGAAGCGCTGCTATTGTCCGTGGGTGGACGAGTTGGAGGTGGTAACATTGCCGGTGTTGCTGTTGCGATCACCTTAGGTGGTCCTGGCGCGGTATTCTGGATGTGGGCTGTTGCATTAGTTGGCATGGCAACTAGTCTTGTGGAATGTTCTCTTGCACAACTATATAAGCGTAAAGAAAATGGGGAGTTCCGAGGTGGTCCTGCACGTACTATTATTCATGGGCTTGGTGAAGATTACAGATGGCTATCATATCTCTATGCCATTTGTTTGATCGCATCATTTGCCATCGGTTTTAATGCATTCCAAGGTAACACCGTTGCAGGGGCTGCACAGGATAGTATGGGCATTGATAGGATCTGGACTGGTATTGTATTAGCTATCATCACTGGTTTCGTTGTATATGGTGGGATTAAGCGTATTACGAAAGTCTCAGACGTGATTGTGCCAATCATGGCTGTTGGTTATGTATTAATAGCCATCATTGTCATTCTGTTAAATATCACAGAAATTCCTGCTATATTCCACTCTATAATAGCAAACGCCTTTGGCTTCGAAGAGGTCGTTGGCGGAGGCATGGGGGCCGCATTAGCACAAGGTTTGCGACGAGGACTATTCTCCAATGAAGCAGGGCTAGGCTCTGCTCCAAACGTTGCTGCAACAGCAGATGTTACGCACCCAATCAGTCAGGGGATTACACAATCTCTTTCGGTATTTATCGACACAATATTAATTTGTAGCTGTACGGCATTTATTATTCTTCTTGGCGATGTTTATGTTCCAGGGGCTGAAAATATCGATGGCGTTGTACTGACACAGCAATCTCTCGTGTCTCATGTCGGTACATGGGCTCAGTATTACCTTACTGGTGCTATTTTGCTTTTTTCAATAAGCTCAATTATTTACAATTATTATTTGGGTGAAAATGCATTAACATTTATGTCTAAGAGCAAAAAATCGCTACATGCTCTGCGTATTATTGTTATTGCAATTGTATTCATCGGCGCTGTTGCACCGGGCGCCACTGCGATATTCTTCTTCTCCGATCCGATGATGGGGGTATTGGCTATTGTTAACTTATTAGCATTGCTAATGCTGTTTCCGACGTTAAATCGCCTTCTTAAAGACTATAAAGAGCAATTGAAAAAAGGGATCGAACACCCCGTATTTGATCCAGCCAAATTTTCAGACCTCGATATCGACCATAAGGCATGGAAGAAAAAATAG
- a CDS encoding WYL domain-containing protein yields MKKSDIERFNYIEYIVWWEGQINASHLMRHFDLSRDSASSILKNYDSQYPNNLQYDQSIKARVITENFQPLNDVSSFDGYLNLIKNANHEAISNCIEEVATPLRNINAQLLRPILKAIREQLAIDIGYISLTSPDYLDRIIEPHSLIFDGLRWHVRAYCRKNAAFRDFVLSRFNGIAVFEGEAQCKVEQDELWQTYTDVVFMPDPRLVDKQQAIIASDFQMINNLKTIKTRIALLNYLLIRLRLDTYKNRPEEQQIVLTPDCRNSISKYLP; encoded by the coding sequence ATGAAAAAATCAGATATAGAACGATTCAATTATATTGAATATATAGTTTGGTGGGAGGGGCAAATTAATGCATCACATTTAATGCGCCATTTTGATTTGTCGCGTGATTCCGCATCTTCTATATTGAAAAATTATGATAGCCAATACCCCAATAATTTACAGTACGATCAATCGATAAAAGCGCGAGTTATAACAGAAAATTTCCAACCATTAAATGATGTTAGTAGCTTCGATGGGTACCTCAACTTAATTAAAAACGCTAACCACGAAGCAATATCAAATTGTATAGAAGAAGTTGCAACACCGCTTAGAAACATTAATGCGCAATTATTACGCCCTATTTTAAAAGCGATACGTGAACAATTAGCGATTGATATCGGCTATATATCCTTAACAAGTCCCGATTATTTAGATCGGATCATCGAACCCCATTCATTAATATTCGATGGGTTACGTTGGCATGTTCGAGCGTATTGTCGAAAAAATGCCGCATTTCGAGATTTTGTTTTATCGCGTTTTAATGGCATTGCCGTTTTTGAAGGTGAAGCTCAATGCAAGGTGGAACAAGATGAACTATGGCAAACTTATACAGATGTCGTCTTTATGCCAGACCCAAGGCTGGTGGATAAACAACAAGCTATTATCGCCAGCGATTTTCAAATGATAAACAATCTAAAAACAATAAAAACACGTATCGCGTTATTGAATTACCTATTAATTCGTTTGCGTCTCGATACCTATAAAAACAGACCAGAAGAACAGCAAATAGTATTAACACCCGATTGCCGAAACAGCATATCAAAATATTTACCCTAA
- a CDS encoding cold-shock protein → MSNTTTGLVKWFDEAKGFGFLTQDNGGADVFCHFRAIASEGFKTLAEGQKVSFTVEQGQKGLQAANVIAL, encoded by the coding sequence ATGTCTAATACAACAACTGGTCTAGTAAAATGGTTCGACGAAGCAAAAGGTTTCGGTTTTCTAACTCAAGATAACGGCGGAGCTGACGTATTTTGTCATTTCCGTGCAATTGCATCTGAAGGCTTCAAAACATTAGCAGAAGGCCAAAAGGTTTCTTTTACAGTTGAGCAAGGCCAAAAAGGTCTGCAAGCTGCAAATGTAATCGCACTATAA
- a CDS encoding putative sulfate exporter family transporter: MLNTINKVQFNKRYFVFFTLAVVCLFPVISSPIALVIGFTISTLGLVPEQIDTGKITKKLLAYSIVGLGFGINLPEAIAISSNNIGIIVCSIFTTLLLGIGLTKALKINLKMGHLIASGTAICGGSAIAAVAPAIDADATETSHALATVFILNSVALFVFPLVGHWLAMSQHDFGIWSAIAIHDTSSVVGAASVYGDEALQTATTLKLARALWIIPVAFISALIFKGDNKKIPIPLFILFYCVAIAVAYFLPQFDVFYQDIFAVSKRLLVLCLFLIGAGLTIHSIKSAGVRPLLLGVTLWVTISVASLCYIVFLM; the protein is encoded by the coding sequence ATGCTTAACACTATTAATAAAGTACAGTTCAATAAACGTTATTTTGTTTTTTTTACACTCGCTGTCGTCTGTTTATTTCCTGTTATCTCGTCACCTATTGCATTAGTTATTGGCTTTACTATTTCTACGTTAGGGCTTGTTCCTGAGCAAATTGATACCGGTAAAATCACCAAAAAATTATTAGCTTATTCTATCGTTGGATTGGGTTTTGGAATTAACTTGCCAGAAGCGATTGCGATTAGCTCAAATAATATCGGTATTATTGTTTGTTCAATTTTTACGACTTTATTATTGGGGATAGGATTAACTAAGGCGTTAAAAATCAACCTAAAGATGGGCCATTTAATTGCGTCTGGTACGGCGATTTGTGGTGGTAGTGCGATAGCGGCTGTCGCCCCTGCCATTGATGCGGATGCGACCGAAACATCGCATGCGTTAGCAACCGTATTTATTTTAAATAGTGTCGCGTTATTCGTTTTTCCATTAGTCGGTCATTGGTTAGCGATGAGTCAACACGATTTTGGTATATGGAGCGCCATTGCAATTCATGATACGTCATCGGTTGTTGGGGCCGCATCAGTTTATGGTGATGAAGCATTACAAACGGCAACGACTTTAAAATTAGCACGTGCATTATGGATCATTCCCGTTGCATTTATCAGCGCACTGATTTTTAAAGGTGATAACAAAAAGATCCCAATACCGCTATTTATTCTATTTTATTGTGTAGCGATTGCAGTTGCTTATTTTTTGCCACAATTTGATGTTTTTTACCAAGATATATTTGCCGTTTCAAAGCGATTACTGGTGCTCTGCTTATTCTTGATTGGCGCGGGATTAACAATTCATAGTATTAAGTCTGCTGGTGTGAGGCCGTTATTATTGGGCGTGACTTTATGGGTGACTATATCTGTTGCATCGCTCTGTTACATCGTTTTCCTGATGTAG